One window from the genome of Bdellovibrio sp. NC01 encodes:
- a CDS encoding DegT/DnrJ/EryC1/StrS aminotransferase family protein — translation MNKFLPFALPDIGEEEIQEVVDALRSGWVTTGPKTKQFEADFGAYLGGGLECISVNSATAGLHLALEALGIGPGDEVLTTPYTFTATGEVIRYLGAHPVFVDIDPKTFNIDPNKIEAKITAKTKAIIPVHFAGLSCDMDPIIQIARKHNLKIVEDAAHSLPTRYKGKLIGTLDSDITVFSFYATKTITTGEGGMIVTRNHELAKRMKVMRLHGISRDAFDRYTSTKPAWFYEVIAPGFKYNLTDIASSMGIHQLKKSDRFQARREEMAKIYLNELKDLPLEMPPVATIDNSTHAWHLFVLRLRTDKISRDEFIVKMAEQGIGCSVHFIPLHLHPYWKETYHLKAEDYPNALNTYKDAVSLPLYTKMTDEDQKRVIATVREILCG, via the coding sequence ATGAATAAGTTTCTTCCATTCGCTCTTCCTGATATCGGTGAAGAGGAAATTCAAGAGGTAGTGGACGCATTGCGTTCGGGATGGGTCACGACTGGCCCTAAAACAAAGCAATTTGAGGCTGATTTTGGGGCTTATCTTGGTGGTGGTCTCGAATGTATTTCGGTCAATTCAGCGACTGCGGGATTGCATTTGGCGCTTGAGGCTTTAGGAATTGGCCCTGGCGATGAAGTGTTAACTACGCCTTATACTTTCACGGCGACTGGTGAAGTCATTCGCTATCTAGGCGCACATCCTGTGTTCGTTGATATCGACCCAAAAACTTTCAACATTGATCCAAATAAAATTGAAGCAAAGATCACGGCGAAAACCAAAGCCATCATTCCAGTTCACTTTGCAGGCTTGTCTTGCGATATGGATCCAATTATTCAAATCGCGCGTAAGCACAATTTGAAAATTGTTGAAGACGCAGCTCATTCCTTACCAACTCGCTATAAAGGAAAACTCATCGGGACGTTGGATTCCGACATCACGGTATTTTCCTTCTATGCCACAAAAACAATCACGACAGGTGAAGGTGGTATGATCGTCACGCGTAATCATGAGCTCGCGAAGCGCATGAAAGTCATGCGCTTGCATGGAATTAGTCGCGATGCTTTTGATCGTTACACGTCAACAAAACCTGCATGGTTTTATGAGGTCATCGCCCCAGGTTTTAAGTACAATCTTACAGATATTGCTTCTTCGATGGGGATTCACCAATTGAAGAAGTCAGATCGTTTCCAAGCACGCCGCGAAGAAATGGCTAAAATCTACCTCAATGAATTAAAAGACTTGCCACTTGAAATGCCGCCAGTTGCGACAATCGATAATAGCACGCATGCATGGCATCTCTTTGTATTACGTTTGCGTACAGACAAGATCTCCAGAGATGAGTTTATTGTTAAAATGGCGGAACAAGGGATTGGCTGCAGCGTGCATTTCATTCCGCTGCATTTACATCCTTATTGGAAAGAGACTTATCACCTTAAAGCCGAAGATTATCCGAACGCCCTTAATACATACAAGGATGCGGTCAGTCTTCCTCTTTATACGAAAATGACTGACGAAGATCAAAAACGTGTTATTGCCACTGTTCGCGAAATTTTATGTGGCTAG
- a CDS encoding sugar transferase, which yields MWLGKRIFDFAFSAIGLLVLSPLFLFVALWIKYDSKGPVFFKQQRVGLNGRVFWIHKFRTMSVANDGLQITVAGDSRITQSGAFLRKYKIDELAQLIDVFLGRMSLVGPRPEVPRYVEMYPESLRTAILSVKPGITDWASVEFKNENEILAKSTNPEVDYIKVVLPEKLRFQMKYIESASLIVDLKIIFLTLKAIVFGS from the coding sequence ATGTGGCTAGGAAAGCGCATTTTTGATTTTGCTTTTTCTGCGATAGGTTTATTGGTTCTTTCGCCGTTATTTTTATTTGTCGCGCTCTGGATTAAATATGATTCGAAAGGGCCTGTATTCTTTAAACAACAAAGAGTCGGCTTGAACGGAAGAGTGTTTTGGATACACAAATTCAGAACGATGAGTGTGGCAAACGATGGTCTGCAAATTACTGTCGCTGGAGATAGTCGAATCACTCAATCGGGTGCATTTTTGCGTAAATATAAAATTGATGAACTTGCACAGTTGATTGATGTTTTTCTGGGCAGAATGAGTTTGGTGGGGCCTCGTCCCGAGGTGCCGCGTTATGTTGAAATGTATCCCGAAAGTTTAAGAACGGCCATTCTTTCAGTAAAGCCCGGTATTACTGATTGGGCTTCTGTTGAATTCAAAAACGAAAATGAAATTTTAGCAAAGTCGACGAACCCAGAGGTGGATTATATTAAAGTGGTCCTGCCGGAAAAACTTCGTTTCCAAATGAAGTATATCGAGTCGGCTTCACTGATTGTAGATTTAAAAATTATTTTTCTAACGCTCAAAGCGATTGTATTTGGAAGTTGA
- a CDS encoding nucleoside-diphosphate sugar epimerase/dehydratase — protein MFEKVAGLPRFVKIMMMLLCDVVLLPLAFWSSVALRLGTFQPDVSAFYWLFLIIPVVTVPIFVRIGLYRAVIRYLDDKIIYTVVYGVTLSVLLLMAAVVMGRATSVPRSSILIYWIIAVAYITTSRFLARGLLRSLERFEDFRQPVAIYGAGRAGMQTALALMSGAEYRPVAFFDDSSQLQGRSVAGIRVHSPDKVIEVLQQERCRQVLLAMPSASRTRRREIIQRFEGMEITLKTLPGMGELVDGRVRVEDIREVGVEDLLGRDPVPPFADLISSCIMGRSVLVTGAGGSIGSELCRQIVLNSPQKLILFEQSEYALYKIEQDLKRYRSNISIVPVLGNVLDQPVLERVLHAHSVNTVYHAAAYKHVPLVESNISAGVMNNVIGTMCAAQASINQGVENFVLISTDKAVRPTNIMGASKRMAELVLQALAKEGAQRTRFTMVRFGNVLGSSGSVVPLFKEQIKAGGPVTVTHPEVTRYFMTIPEAAQLVLQAGAMGQGGDVFVLDMGEPVKIADLAAKMIQLSGLEVRNPMTGAGDISIEFVGLRPGEKLYEELLIGDSVEKTRHPRIMRAVENMIEAKELFPKLSAVKDACEKQNDEFVHSVVRELVKEYSPSTNS, from the coding sequence ATGTTTGAAAAGGTCGCGGGTCTTCCACGTTTCGTAAAAATTATGATGATGCTTTTGTGCGACGTTGTGTTGTTGCCGTTAGCATTTTGGTCAAGTGTTGCGCTTCGCCTTGGTACTTTTCAACCCGATGTCTCTGCTTTTTATTGGCTCTTTTTAATTATTCCTGTTGTTACGGTCCCTATTTTCGTTCGTATCGGTCTTTATCGAGCAGTTATCCGTTATCTTGATGATAAAATTATTTATACAGTCGTTTACGGTGTAACTTTATCTGTCTTGTTATTAATGGCAGCTGTTGTTATGGGCCGCGCAACATCGGTTCCAAGAAGTTCAATCTTAATTTATTGGATCATCGCTGTCGCATACATCACAACAAGTCGATTTCTAGCGCGTGGATTGTTGCGCAGCCTTGAACGCTTCGAAGACTTCCGTCAACCTGTCGCCATTTATGGTGCTGGTCGCGCAGGCATGCAAACAGCTTTGGCGTTGATGTCTGGTGCAGAATATCGTCCAGTCGCATTCTTTGATGATAGCTCCCAATTGCAAGGACGTAGTGTCGCGGGCATCAGAGTGCATTCTCCTGATAAAGTTATAGAAGTTCTTCAGCAAGAACGTTGTCGCCAAGTTTTACTGGCAATGCCGTCAGCGTCTCGTACACGTCGTCGAGAAATCATTCAAAGATTTGAGGGTATGGAAATTACTCTTAAAACACTTCCAGGTATGGGGGAGCTTGTCGACGGACGAGTGAGAGTTGAGGACATTCGCGAAGTGGGTGTTGAGGATTTGCTTGGCAGAGATCCGGTACCGCCATTTGCTGATCTGATTTCCAGTTGTATCATGGGACGTTCAGTTCTTGTTACCGGAGCTGGCGGTTCCATCGGTTCTGAATTGTGTCGTCAGATTGTATTGAACTCACCACAAAAGCTGATTTTGTTCGAACAAAGCGAATATGCTCTTTATAAAATTGAACAAGATCTCAAGAGGTATCGTAGCAATATTTCAATCGTTCCTGTTTTGGGAAATGTTCTTGATCAGCCGGTGCTTGAACGCGTTCTGCACGCTCACTCTGTAAACACCGTTTACCACGCGGCCGCTTATAAGCATGTGCCATTAGTGGAATCTAATATTTCGGCTGGGGTGATGAATAATGTGATTGGTACAATGTGCGCGGCGCAAGCAAGTATCAATCAAGGTGTTGAGAATTTTGTTTTGATCTCAACGGATAAAGCGGTTCGTCCGACTAATATTATGGGCGCTTCCAAAAGGATGGCAGAGCTTGTGTTGCAAGCTCTGGCTAAAGAAGGTGCGCAAAGAACACGTTTCACGATGGTGCGCTTCGGTAACGTGTTAGGATCTTCGGGATCAGTTGTTCCTTTGTTTAAAGAGCAGATTAAAGCCGGCGGTCCTGTGACAGTCACTCATCCTGAGGTCACTCGTTATTTCATGACAATTCCTGAGGCCGCTCAGCTCGTATTGCAGGCCGGAGCCATGGGTCAGGGCGGAGATGTCTTTGTTTTAGATATGGGTGAGCCAGTTAAAATCGCCGATCTTGCTGCGAAGATGATCCAATTGAGTGGTCTTGAGGTTCGTAATCCTATGACTGGCGCTGGTGATATTTCTATCGAATTCGTGGGTCTTCGTCCGGGTGAAAAGCTGTATGAAGAATTGCTGATCGGCGATAGCGTTGAAAAAACTCGCCACCCTCGAATTATGAGAGCCGTCGAGAATATGATCGAAGCAAAAGAGCTCTTCCCTAAATTGTCGGCTGTTAAAGATGCTTGTGAAAAACAGAACGACGAATTTGTTCACTCTGTCGTGCGAGAGCTGGTTAAAGAATACAGCCCTAGCACGAACTCTTAA
- a CDS encoding DegT/DnrJ/EryC1/StrS aminotransferase family protein yields MTVPFIDLKTQYKVLKTSIDTRIQAVLEHGAYINGPEVVELEKVLADFVGVKHCLTIANGTDALFVPLMAMGIGDGDEVITTAFSFIATAEVIMLAGAKPVYVDIDPRTYNIDATKIEAAITPKTKAIMPVSLYGQIPDMDAINAIAKKHNLKVIEDAAQSFGAQYKGKRSCSMTDAAGTSFFPAKPLGCYGDGGAIFTNDSNLYKVMKEIREHGSEVRYYHTRLGLNARLDTIQCAVLLAKMERYNWELEQRERVAARYTDAFVKINAPGFSVTTLESHNHSAWAQYTLAVSNRADFQKKLQEAGVPTSIHYPRIMPDQPFYQKTADPNVDLSKSRWAADHVISIPLYPDMDEATQDKVIAAVTAASK; encoded by the coding sequence TTGACAGTTCCATTTATTGATTTGAAAACGCAATACAAAGTTCTAAAAACTTCGATCGACACTCGCATTCAGGCTGTTCTTGAGCATGGCGCCTACATCAACGGACCTGAAGTTGTAGAACTTGAAAAAGTTCTCGCGGACTTCGTGGGTGTGAAGCATTGCCTTACAATCGCCAATGGAACTGACGCCTTGTTTGTTCCTCTGATGGCAATGGGTATTGGTGACGGCGACGAAGTTATCACGACGGCCTTTTCATTCATCGCAACAGCAGAAGTGATCATGCTCGCAGGAGCAAAGCCCGTTTACGTAGACATTGATCCACGAACTTACAACATCGACGCGACTAAAATTGAAGCCGCGATCACACCAAAAACCAAAGCCATCATGCCGGTGTCATTGTACGGTCAAATTCCCGATATGGATGCGATCAACGCTATTGCAAAAAAGCATAATCTCAAAGTCATCGAAGATGCCGCGCAAAGTTTTGGAGCGCAATACAAAGGCAAACGCAGCTGCAGCATGACCGACGCAGCAGGCACAAGTTTTTTCCCTGCAAAACCATTGGGCTGTTACGGTGACGGCGGTGCGATTTTCACTAATGACTCAAATCTTTATAAAGTGATGAAAGAGATTCGCGAGCACGGATCTGAAGTGCGTTACTACCACACGCGCCTGGGCCTGAACGCACGCTTAGACACAATTCAATGCGCAGTTCTTCTTGCCAAGATGGAAAGATACAATTGGGAGCTTGAACAACGCGAAAGAGTTGCGGCTCGCTACACAGATGCTTTTGTAAAGATCAACGCACCTGGTTTCTCTGTAACAACTTTAGAGTCTCACAACCACAGCGCTTGGGCGCAATACACTCTTGCAGTCTCAAACCGTGCAGATTTCCAAAAGAAACTTCAAGAAGCTGGCGTTCCAACTTCAATTCATTATCCACGTATTATGCCGGATCAACCGTTCTACCAAAAAACAGCTGATCCAAATGTCGATTTAAGCAAATCACGCTGGGCGGCTGATCATGTCATCAGCATCCCATTGTATCCAGACATGGATGAGGCGACTCAGGATAAAGTCATTGCTGCTGTAACTGCGGCGTCGAAATAA
- a CDS encoding UDP-glucose/GDP-mannose dehydrogenase family protein, whose amino-acid sequence MVKISVFGTGYVGLVTGVCFADMGHEVTCVDIDSSKVELLKSGKSPIYEPGLDEMLTTNIKASRLNFTTQAQEAVQNSEVVFIAVGTPPQEDGSADLQYVLKVAEDIATHMNDYKVIVTKSTVPVGTWKKVKTKVEEVLKKRGVNVEFDICSNPEFLREGSAIEDSLKPNRVVVGVETAKAGNIMREMYEPFLNGNPLLLMDPFSSEMTKYAANSMLAARISLMNEFSRVCEQVGADIEWVRRGIGADHRIGPHFLYAGVGYGGSCFPKDVRALIQTGDELGEDLKILKAVATTNNLQQNNFFKKVKAYFEGSLKGRKIAVWGAAFKPGTDDIREAPALTMIESILKEGGEVTCFDPVAAESAKKYFATHSPVKAEAAKHLHFIADQYDVMKEADALVIMTEWKSFREPVFNKMKENLKKPVIFDGRNIYAPKKMKERGFTYTSIGRN is encoded by the coding sequence GTGGTCAAAATTTCTGTTTTCGGTACTGGTTACGTTGGTTTAGTAACCGGTGTTTGTTTTGCCGATATGGGCCACGAAGTCACTTGCGTTGATATCGATTCAAGCAAAGTTGAATTGCTTAAAAGTGGAAAGTCACCGATCTACGAACCCGGCCTTGATGAGATGCTTACGACGAACATCAAAGCGTCGCGCCTGAATTTCACAACTCAAGCACAAGAAGCCGTTCAAAATTCTGAAGTCGTTTTCATCGCTGTAGGCACGCCTCCGCAAGAAGACGGATCTGCCGATCTTCAATACGTGTTAAAAGTCGCGGAAGACATCGCAACACACATGAACGACTACAAAGTGATCGTCACAAAATCGACGGTTCCCGTTGGCACTTGGAAGAAAGTGAAAACGAAAGTCGAAGAAGTTCTAAAAAAACGCGGCGTGAATGTTGAGTTCGACATCTGCTCAAATCCAGAATTCCTCAGAGAAGGCTCTGCGATCGAAGACAGTTTAAAACCAAATCGCGTGGTCGTGGGTGTTGAAACGGCGAAAGCTGGCAATATCATGCGCGAGATGTATGAGCCTTTCTTAAACGGCAATCCTTTGCTGCTGATGGACCCTTTCTCAAGCGAAATGACGAAGTATGCGGCAAACTCAATGCTTGCGGCACGCATCAGCCTTATGAATGAATTTTCGCGCGTGTGTGAACAAGTGGGAGCCGACATTGAATGGGTTCGTCGTGGCATCGGTGCTGATCATCGCATTGGTCCGCATTTCCTATACGCAGGTGTCGGTTACGGTGGAAGCTGTTTCCCTAAAGACGTGCGCGCACTGATTCAAACGGGTGATGAGCTTGGCGAAGATCTAAAAATCTTAAAAGCCGTAGCAACCACAAACAATCTTCAGCAAAATAACTTCTTCAAAAAAGTAAAAGCATACTTTGAAGGAAGCTTGAAAGGTCGCAAGATCGCTGTGTGGGGCGCAGCCTTCAAACCAGGCACCGACGATATTCGTGAGGCTCCGGCTTTGACTATGATCGAGTCGATCTTAAAAGAGGGCGGCGAAGTCACATGCTTTGATCCCGTGGCTGCCGAATCTGCAAAAAAATATTTTGCGACTCATTCACCCGTAAAAGCAGAGGCTGCGAAGCACTTGCACTTCATCGCAGACCAATACGACGTCATGAAAGAAGCGGATGCTTTAGTGATCATGACCGAGTGGAAGTCCTTCCGTGAGCCGGTATTTAATAAAATGAAAGAGAACTTAAAGAAACCAGTCATCTTTGACGGCCGAAATATCTATGCGCCGAAAAAGATGAAAGAGAGAGGTTTCACTTATACGTCCATTGGACGTAACTAG
- a CDS encoding N-acetylglucosaminyltransferase, whose protein sequence is MIYDCFSFFNELDLLEMRLNIMNDVVDRFVLVEATKTFQMKDKPMLFEKNKERFKPFLHKIDHIVVDTYPTFWTKFRKVKTWDYHDNQKEAKMRGLKDAKPDDTIIVSDLDEIPRPDLVLKYANTPEIKVFQQRLYYYYLNCFIKDYPEPIEVYNGYKPWQGTVMMKRKDLKSIKKARLYRGMRQDTDKVKIIREGGWHFSYLGGVKTVIEKIEAYSHKEHNVESFKDPKRIEALIKQGKGLYGQNIESEFVAIDETFPQYIRDNQARYSDLILHP, encoded by the coding sequence ATGATTTACGATTGTTTTTCATTCTTCAACGAACTCGACCTTTTGGAAATGCGCCTGAACATCATGAACGATGTGGTGGACCGTTTCGTTCTTGTTGAAGCGACTAAGACTTTCCAAATGAAAGACAAGCCGATGCTCTTTGAAAAAAACAAAGAGCGTTTTAAGCCGTTTCTTCACAAAATCGATCATATCGTTGTCGACACGTATCCAACGTTCTGGACAAAGTTCAGAAAGGTTAAAACGTGGGATTATCATGACAATCAAAAAGAAGCGAAGATGCGTGGTCTGAAGGATGCAAAGCCTGATGATACAATCATCGTTTCGGATCTTGATGAAATTCCTCGTCCAGATCTAGTGCTCAAATACGCGAACACGCCGGAAATTAAGGTGTTTCAGCAACGTCTTTACTATTACTACTTGAACTGCTTCATCAAAGACTATCCAGAGCCTATCGAAGTCTACAATGGCTACAAGCCATGGCAGGGCACTGTGATGATGAAACGTAAGGATCTTAAGTCGATCAAGAAGGCGCGTCTTTACCGCGGCATGCGCCAGGACACGGACAAAGTTAAAATCATTCGCGAAGGCGGCTGGCACTTTAGCTACCTTGGTGGTGTAAAGACGGTGATTGAAAAGATCGAAGCGTACTCGCACAAAGAGCATAACGTTGAGTCTTTCAAAGATCCAAAACGTATCGAAGCCTTAATCAAGCAAGGTAAAGGTCTTTACGGTCAGAACATCGAGTCTGAATTCGTAGCGATCGACGAGACATTCCCGCAGTACATTCGCGACAATCAAGCTCGTTACTCTGATTTGATTTTGCATCCGTAA
- a CDS encoding methylenetetrahydrofolate reductase — MKVIEHINSAKDPLFSYEIVPPPRGRSYKDIVEIVEILAPLNPPWIDVTSHSSTAYFQEKTDGSIQKRTLKKRPGTLGICGIIQNRFKIDTVAHVLCLGFSREETEDALIELSYLGIENVLALRGDTPNFQKQIRNDRTTNNFAADLVTQIKDLSKGKFLDDLEDAHPLDFGVGVAGYPEKHFEAPNLKLDIANLKKKVDAGADYIVTQMFFDNQKYFDFVSECRAAGITVPIVPGLKILKSAPQLKSVPKNFYIDLPDALVDEVHTSPQHAAEIGKRWAHKQVQGLLEAGAPGVHFYVLNDVQCIADIVKSFK, encoded by the coding sequence ATGAAAGTCATCGAACACATCAACAGCGCTAAAGACCCTTTGTTCAGTTATGAAATCGTGCCGCCACCGCGTGGTCGCTCGTATAAAGATATCGTCGAAATCGTCGAGATCCTTGCGCCTTTGAATCCTCCATGGATCGATGTGACGTCTCATAGTTCGACAGCGTACTTTCAAGAAAAGACAGACGGTTCCATTCAGAAGCGCACTTTGAAGAAGCGCCCGGGCACACTGGGTATCTGTGGTATCATTCAAAACAGATTTAAGATCGATACTGTCGCGCACGTTTTGTGTTTGGGTTTTTCTCGAGAGGAAACAGAAGACGCACTGATTGAGCTGAGCTATTTGGGTATTGAAAATGTCCTGGCATTGCGTGGTGATACGCCAAACTTTCAAAAACAAATTCGCAATGACCGCACAACGAATAATTTTGCAGCAGACTTGGTGACGCAAATCAAAGACTTGTCTAAAGGAAAGTTCTTGGACGATCTCGAAGATGCACATCCGCTTGATTTCGGTGTCGGCGTCGCTGGTTATCCAGAAAAACATTTTGAAGCACCGAACTTGAAACTCGATATCGCCAATCTGAAGAAAAAGGTCGATGCAGGTGCTGACTACATCGTCACTCAAATGTTCTTCGATAATCAGAAGTATTTTGATTTCGTGAGCGAATGCCGAGCTGCTGGTATCACAGTGCCTATCGTGCCGGGTCTTAAAATTTTAAAATCAGCACCACAGCTTAAGAGTGTTCCAAAGAATTTCTATATTGATTTGCCAGATGCTCTGGTTGATGAAGTTCATACTTCGCCTCAGCATGCTGCCGAAATTGGTAAACGTTGGGCACACAAGCAAGTTCAAGGCCTTCTTGAAGCGGGTGCCCCGGGTGTGCATTTCTACGTTTTGAATGACGTGCAATGTATCGCTGATATCGTAAAAAGTTTTAAGTAA